The Glycine soja cultivar W05 chromosome 8, ASM419377v2, whole genome shotgun sequence genome has a window encoding:
- the LOC114422318 gene encoding ABC transporter C family member 8-like isoform X5 — translation MACLGGTTDASLCEPLLVHKDMHKQTELGHASFCSRFSFSWMNALLSLGYSKPLALEDIPSLASEDKADFAYQKFVHAWDSLLRERGRNNSRNLVLWSIARVYLNENIFIAICAFLRTICAVVSPLLVYAFVNYSSSIEEELKQGIAIVGCLIFAKVVESVSQRHWSFNSRRLGMKMRSALMAAVYQKQLKLSALGRRRHSTGEIVNYIAVDAYRMGEFPWWFHTLMFSALQVFLALGVLFGVVGLGALPGLVPLIICGFLNVPFAKILQKCRSEFMIAQDERLRSTSEILSSMKIIKLQSWEDNFKKFVESLRAKEFKCLAEAQFMRAYGTFIYWMSPAIISSVIFVGCALFQSSPLNAATIFSVLAALRSMGEPVTLIPEALSVLIQVKVSFDRINTFLLDDEIKSDDIRRTSKQDSCSKSVEILAGNFSWDQQQSVPPTLRKVNFEIKWGQTVAVCGPVGAGKTSLLYAILGEIPKISGIVSVCGTLAYVSQTPWIQSGTIRDNILYGKPMDETRYGYTIKVCALDKDIDGFRHGDLTEIGQRGINMSGGQKQRIQLARAVYNDADIYLLDDPFSAVDAHTASILFNDCVRVALRRKTVILVTHQVEFLSKVDKILVMERGKITQLGNYEDLLTAGTAFEQLLSAHREAITGIEKSSAYKREVENLVAVQLEDSHVCNLTKGGSDGDISTKIQLTQEEEKESGDVGWKPFCDYIFFPKGSLLLCLSILAQFAFVGFQAASTYWLALAIEMQKVTSSILIGVYSVISFLSIVFVYLRSYFAAHLGLKASKAFFSAFTDAIFNAPMLFFDSTPIGRILTRASSDLSILDFDIPFTTIFVTSEIAELLTMIGIMVSVTWQVLIVAVLAMVASKYVQGYYQASAREIIRINGTTKAPLMNFTAETSLGAVTIRAFNMTDRFFKNYLNLVDTDATMFFHSNAAIEWLILRIELLQNLTLFTAALLLVLLPKGYVAPGLVGLSLSYAFSLTATVVYLTRMFCNLSNYVISVERIKQFIHIPAEPSAIVEDNRPPPSWPSKGRIDLQSLEIRYRPNAPLVLKGISCRFEEGSRVGVVGRTGSGKTTLISALFRLVEPTRGDILIDGINICSIGLKDLRTKLSIIPQEPTLFKGSIRKNLDPLCLYSDDEIWKALEKCQLKATISSLPNLLDTSVSDEGENWSVGQRQLICLGRVLLKRNRILVLDEATASIDSATDVILQQVIRQEFSECTVITVAHRVPTVIDSDMVMVLSYGKVVEYDKPSKLMGTNSSFSMLVAEYWSNCNRNSLPKD, via the exons ATGGCTTGCTTGGGAGGCACAACAG ATGCCAGTTTATGTGAGCCTCTATTAGTTCATAAGGACATGCATAAACAAACAGAACTAGGTCATGCCTCTTTTTGCAGCCGATTCAGTTTCTCTTGGATGAATGCTTTACTCAGTTTGGGTTACTCAAAGCCACTAGCACTTGAAGACATCCCTTCTCTTGCTTCTGAAGATAAAGCTGATTTTGCCTATCAAAAGTTTGTACATGCATGGGATTCCCTTTTGAGGGAGAGGGGCAGGAACAATTCTAGAAACTTGGTTCTATGGTCCATAGCTCGAGTTTACTTGAACGAAAACATCTTCATAGCTATTTGTGCATTTCTCAGGACAATTTGTGCTGTTGTTTCTCCTTTACTTGTTTATGCTTTTGTAAACTATTCCAGTAGCATTGAGGAAGAGCTAAAACAAGGAATAGCCATAGTGGGGTGTCTTATATTTGCCAAGGTAGTTGAGTCTGTTTCTCAGAGGCATTGGTCTTTTAACTCAAGGAGGTTAGGAATGAAAATGAGATCAGCTTTAATGGCTGCAGTGTATCAAAAGCAATTAAAACTTTCAGCTTTGGGTAGGAGAAGGCATTCAACTGGTGAGATTGTGAATTACATTGCAGTTGATGCCTATCGAATGGGGGAGTTTCCATGGTGGTTTCATACTTTAATGTTTTCTGCATTGCAAGTTTTTCTGGCTCTTGGTGTCCTTTTTGGTGTTGTTGGTCTAGGTGCTCTTCCTGGTTTGGTGCCTCTTATCATTTGTGGATTTCTCAATGTACCATTTGCAAAGATCCTTCAAAAATGTAGGTCGGAATTTATGATTGCACAGGATGAGCGTCTGAGGTCAACTTCAGAGATTCTTAGTAGTATGAAAATCATAAAGCTACAATCCTGGGAGGATAACTtcaagaaatttgttgaatcccTTCGCGCTAAAGAGTTTAAATGTTTGGCTGAAGCACAGTTTATGAGAGCTTATGGAACATTTATATATTGGATGTCTCCTGCCATCATTTCCTCGGTTATTTTTGTGGGATGCGCGCTTTTCCAGAGTTCCCCGTTGAATGCTGCAACTATCTTCTCAGTTCTTGCAGCATTGAGAAGCATGGGAGAACCTGTCACATTGATTCCAGAAGCACTTTCTGTTCTGATCCAAGTTAAGGTCTCCTTTGATCGTATCAACACTTTTTTGCTTGATGATGAGATAAAAAGTGATGATATTAGAAGAACTTCAAAACAAGATTCTTGCAGCAAGAGTGTTGAAATTCTAGCAGGCAACTTCAGTTGGGATCAGCAGCAATCAGTGCCTCCAACTTTGAGGAAAGTGAATTTTGAGATCAAGTGGGGGCAGACAGTAGCAGTTTGTGGCCCAGTTGGAGCTGGAAAAACATCTCTCCTGTATGCAATACTTGGAGAGATACCCAAAATTTCAGGAATT GTTAGTGTATGTGGAACACTTGCCTACGTTTCCCAAACTCCTTGGATCCAAAGTGGTACAATTCGTGATAATATTCTCTATGGAAAACCAATGGATGAAACCAGGTATGGATATACCATTAAGGTCTGTGCCTTGGATAAGGATATTGATGGATTTAGACATGGTGATCTTACGGAAATAGGTCAGAGAGGGATCAACATGAGTGGAGGACAAAAGCAAAGGATTCAACTAGCTCGTGCAGTCTATAATGATGCTGATATCTATCTCCTAGATGACCCTTTTAGTGCTGTAGATGCTCATACTGCTTCTATTCTGTTTAAT GATTGTGTCAGGGTTGCTTTAAGAAGGAAAACAGTTATTCTTGTGACTCATCAAGTTGAATTTCTCTCAAAAGTTGATAAAATCTTG GTAATGGAAAGAGGAAAAATTACTCAATTGGGTAATTATGAAGATCTGTTGACTGCTGGAACAGCATTTGAACAACTTTTGAGTGCTCATAGAGAGGCAATTACAGGGATAGAAAAAAGTAGTGCATACAAAAGAGAAGTTGAAAATTTGGTTGCAGTTCAGCTTGAGGACTCTCATGTTTGTAATCTCACTAAAGGTGGAAGTGATGGGGACATTTCTACCAAGATTCAACTTacacaagaagaagaaaaggagagTGGTGATGTTGGGTGGAAGCCATTCTGTGACTATATTTTCTTCCCCAAGGGATCTTTGCTTCTATGTTTGAGCATATTAGCACAATTTGCTTTTGTAGGTTTTCAGGCTGCATCAACTTATTGGCTTGCTCTAGCCATTGAAATGCAAAAAGTAACTAGCAGCATCTTAATTGGAGTTTATAGTGTGATTTCTTTTTTAAGCATTGTCTTTGTATATCTGAGGTCTTATTTTGCTGCACATCTTGGTTTAAAAGCTTCTAAAGCTTTTTTCTCTGCCTTCACTGATGCTATCTTTAATGCTCCTatgttgttctttgattcaaCCCCTATAGGAAGGATTTTGACCCGA GCTTCATCAGATTTGAGTATTTTAGATTTTGATATCCCTTTTACCACCATCTTTGTAACATCTGAAATAGCTGAACTTCTGACAATGATTGGGATAATGGTTTCGGTCACATGGCAAGTGCTCATTGTTGCAGTTCTTGCCATGGTGGCCTCAAAATATGTTCAG GGCTATTATCAAGCTTCTGCTAGAGAAATTATACGGATCAATGGAACTACTAAAGCTCCTCTTATGAATTTTACAGCTGAGACATCACTTGGTGCAGTTACTATCAGAGCTTTCAACATGACTGacagatttttcaaaaactaccTTAATCTTGTTGACACAGATGCCACAATGTTCTTTCATTCCAATGCTGCTATCGAATGGTTAATTCTGAGGATTGAATTACTTCAAAATTTGACACTCTTCACTGCAGCTTTGCTGCTTGTTCTACTTCCAAAGGGATATGTGGCCCCTG GCCTTGTTGGACTTTCTCTGTCTTATGCTTTTTCATTGACAGCAACCGTAGTTTATCTGACTCGAATGTTTTGTAACTTATCAAACTATGTAATCTCTGTTGAAAGAATCAAGCAATTCATTCACATACCGGCAGAGCCTAGTGCAATTGTAGAGGATAATAGACCACCACCTTCTTGGCCTTCCAAGGGTAGAATAGATCTCCAATCTCTAGAG ATTAGATATCGGCCAAATGCTCCATTAGTTCTTAAGGGCATCTCTTGTAGGTTTGAAGAAGGGAGTAGAGTGGGAGTTGTGGGAAGGACTGGAAGTGGAAAAACTACACTTATAAGTGCTTTGTTTCGCTTAGTTGAGCCTACCAGAGGTGACATTCTTATTGATGGTATTAATATCTGCTCAATAGGGCTAAAAGATTTGAGAACAAAGCTAAGCATCATTCCTCAAGAACCAACTCTTTTCAAGGGCAGCATTCGAAAGAACTTGGACCCTCTATGCCTGTACTCTGATGATGAAATATGGAAG GCTTTAGAGAAATGTCAGCTTAAGGCAACAATTAGTAGTCTTCCAAATCTCTTGGACACTTCTG TGAGTGATGAAGGTGAAAACTGGAGTGTGGGACAGCGTCAACTCATATGTCTCGGAAGAGTGCTTCTTAAGAGGAACAGAATTCTTGTTCTGGATGAAGCTACTGCTTCCATTGATTCTGCCACAGATGTTATTCTTCAACAAGTCATCAGACAAGAATTTTCAGAATGCACAGTTATAACGGTGGCTCACAGAGTTCCAACTGTAATAGACAGTGACATGGTCATGGTCCTATCCTATG GGAAAGTGGTGGAGTATGACAAGCCTTCAAAGCTCATGGGTACGAACTCTTCATTCTCCATGCTGGTAGCTGAATATTGGTCCAACTGCAATAGGAATTCGCTCCCAAAAGATTAG
- the LOC114422318 gene encoding ABC transporter C family member 8-like isoform X4, with the protein MACLGGTTETPDASLCEPLLVHKDMHKQTELGHASFCSRFSFSWMNALLSLGYSKPLALEDIPSLASEDKADFAYQKFVHAWDSLLRERGRNNSRNLVLWSIARVYLNENIFIAICAFLRTICAVVSPLLVYAFVNYSSSIEEELKQGIAIVGCLIFAKVVESVSQRHWSFNSRRLGMKMRSALMAAVYQKQLKLSALGRRRHSTGEIVNYIAVDAYRMGEFPWWFHTLMFSALQVFLALGVLFGVVGLGALPGLVPLIICGFLNVPFAKILQKCRSEFMIAQDERLRSTSEILSSMKIIKLQSWEDNFKKFVESLRAKEFKCLAEAQFMRAYGTFIYWMSPAIISSVIFVGCALFQSSPLNAATIFSVLAALRSMGEPVTLIPEALSVLIQVKVSFDRINTFLLDDEIKSDDIRRTSKQDSCSKSVEILAGNFSWDQQQSVPPTLRKVNFEIKWGQTVAVCGPVGAGKTSLLYAILGEIPKISGIVSVCGTLAYVSQTPWIQSGTIRDNILYGKPMDETRYGYTIKVCALDKDIDGFRHGDLTEIGQRGINMSGGQKQRIQLARAVYNDADIYLLDDPFSAVDAHTASILFNDCVRVALRRKTVILVTHQVEFLSKVDKILVMERGKITQLGNYEDLLTAGTAFEQLLSAHREAITGIEKSSAYKREVENLVAVQLEDSHVCNLTKGGSDGDISTKIQLTQEEEKESGDVGWKPFCDYIFFPKGSLLLCLSILAQFAFVGFQAASTYWLALAIEMQKVTSSILIGVYSVISFLSIVFVYLRSYFAAHLGLKASKAFFSAFTDAIFNAPMLFFDSTPIGRILTRASSDLSILDFDIPFTTIFVTSEIAELLTMIGIMVSVTWQVLIVAVLAMVASKYVQGYYQASAREIIRINGTTKAPLMNFTAETSLGAVTIRAFNMTDRFFKNYLNLVDTDATMFFHSNAAIEWLILRIELLQNLTLFTAALLLVLLPKGYVAPGLVGLSLSYAFSLTATVVYLTRMFCNLSNYVISVERIKQFIHIPAEPSAIVEDNRPPPSWPSKGRIDLQSLEIRYRPNAPLVLKGISCRFEEGSRVGVVGRTGSGKTTLISALFRLVEPTRGDILIDGINICSIGLKDLRTKLSIIPQEPTLFKGSIRKNLDPLCLYSDDEIWKALEKCQLKATISSLPNLLDTSVSDEGENWSVGQRQLICLGRVLLKRNRILVLDEATASIDSATDVILQQVIRQEFSECTVITVAHRVPTVIDSDMVMVLSYGKVVEYDKPSKLMGTNSSFSMLVAEYWSNCNRNSLPKD; encoded by the exons ATGGCTTGCTTGGGAGGCACAACAG AAACACCAGATGCCAGTTTATGTGAGCCTCTATTAGTTCATAAGGACATGCATAAACAAACAGAACTAGGTCATGCCTCTTTTTGCAGCCGATTCAGTTTCTCTTGGATGAATGCTTTACTCAGTTTGGGTTACTCAAAGCCACTAGCACTTGAAGACATCCCTTCTCTTGCTTCTGAAGATAAAGCTGATTTTGCCTATCAAAAGTTTGTACATGCATGGGATTCCCTTTTGAGGGAGAGGGGCAGGAACAATTCTAGAAACTTGGTTCTATGGTCCATAGCTCGAGTTTACTTGAACGAAAACATCTTCATAGCTATTTGTGCATTTCTCAGGACAATTTGTGCTGTTGTTTCTCCTTTACTTGTTTATGCTTTTGTAAACTATTCCAGTAGCATTGAGGAAGAGCTAAAACAAGGAATAGCCATAGTGGGGTGTCTTATATTTGCCAAGGTAGTTGAGTCTGTTTCTCAGAGGCATTGGTCTTTTAACTCAAGGAGGTTAGGAATGAAAATGAGATCAGCTTTAATGGCTGCAGTGTATCAAAAGCAATTAAAACTTTCAGCTTTGGGTAGGAGAAGGCATTCAACTGGTGAGATTGTGAATTACATTGCAGTTGATGCCTATCGAATGGGGGAGTTTCCATGGTGGTTTCATACTTTAATGTTTTCTGCATTGCAAGTTTTTCTGGCTCTTGGTGTCCTTTTTGGTGTTGTTGGTCTAGGTGCTCTTCCTGGTTTGGTGCCTCTTATCATTTGTGGATTTCTCAATGTACCATTTGCAAAGATCCTTCAAAAATGTAGGTCGGAATTTATGATTGCACAGGATGAGCGTCTGAGGTCAACTTCAGAGATTCTTAGTAGTATGAAAATCATAAAGCTACAATCCTGGGAGGATAACTtcaagaaatttgttgaatcccTTCGCGCTAAAGAGTTTAAATGTTTGGCTGAAGCACAGTTTATGAGAGCTTATGGAACATTTATATATTGGATGTCTCCTGCCATCATTTCCTCGGTTATTTTTGTGGGATGCGCGCTTTTCCAGAGTTCCCCGTTGAATGCTGCAACTATCTTCTCAGTTCTTGCAGCATTGAGAAGCATGGGAGAACCTGTCACATTGATTCCAGAAGCACTTTCTGTTCTGATCCAAGTTAAGGTCTCCTTTGATCGTATCAACACTTTTTTGCTTGATGATGAGATAAAAAGTGATGATATTAGAAGAACTTCAAAACAAGATTCTTGCAGCAAGAGTGTTGAAATTCTAGCAGGCAACTTCAGTTGGGATCAGCAGCAATCAGTGCCTCCAACTTTGAGGAAAGTGAATTTTGAGATCAAGTGGGGGCAGACAGTAGCAGTTTGTGGCCCAGTTGGAGCTGGAAAAACATCTCTCCTGTATGCAATACTTGGAGAGATACCCAAAATTTCAGGAATT GTTAGTGTATGTGGAACACTTGCCTACGTTTCCCAAACTCCTTGGATCCAAAGTGGTACAATTCGTGATAATATTCTCTATGGAAAACCAATGGATGAAACCAGGTATGGATATACCATTAAGGTCTGTGCCTTGGATAAGGATATTGATGGATTTAGACATGGTGATCTTACGGAAATAGGTCAGAGAGGGATCAACATGAGTGGAGGACAAAAGCAAAGGATTCAACTAGCTCGTGCAGTCTATAATGATGCTGATATCTATCTCCTAGATGACCCTTTTAGTGCTGTAGATGCTCATACTGCTTCTATTCTGTTTAAT GATTGTGTCAGGGTTGCTTTAAGAAGGAAAACAGTTATTCTTGTGACTCATCAAGTTGAATTTCTCTCAAAAGTTGATAAAATCTTG GTAATGGAAAGAGGAAAAATTACTCAATTGGGTAATTATGAAGATCTGTTGACTGCTGGAACAGCATTTGAACAACTTTTGAGTGCTCATAGAGAGGCAATTACAGGGATAGAAAAAAGTAGTGCATACAAAAGAGAAGTTGAAAATTTGGTTGCAGTTCAGCTTGAGGACTCTCATGTTTGTAATCTCACTAAAGGTGGAAGTGATGGGGACATTTCTACCAAGATTCAACTTacacaagaagaagaaaaggagagTGGTGATGTTGGGTGGAAGCCATTCTGTGACTATATTTTCTTCCCCAAGGGATCTTTGCTTCTATGTTTGAGCATATTAGCACAATTTGCTTTTGTAGGTTTTCAGGCTGCATCAACTTATTGGCTTGCTCTAGCCATTGAAATGCAAAAAGTAACTAGCAGCATCTTAATTGGAGTTTATAGTGTGATTTCTTTTTTAAGCATTGTCTTTGTATATCTGAGGTCTTATTTTGCTGCACATCTTGGTTTAAAAGCTTCTAAAGCTTTTTTCTCTGCCTTCACTGATGCTATCTTTAATGCTCCTatgttgttctttgattcaaCCCCTATAGGAAGGATTTTGACCCGA GCTTCATCAGATTTGAGTATTTTAGATTTTGATATCCCTTTTACCACCATCTTTGTAACATCTGAAATAGCTGAACTTCTGACAATGATTGGGATAATGGTTTCGGTCACATGGCAAGTGCTCATTGTTGCAGTTCTTGCCATGGTGGCCTCAAAATATGTTCAG GGCTATTATCAAGCTTCTGCTAGAGAAATTATACGGATCAATGGAACTACTAAAGCTCCTCTTATGAATTTTACAGCTGAGACATCACTTGGTGCAGTTACTATCAGAGCTTTCAACATGACTGacagatttttcaaaaactaccTTAATCTTGTTGACACAGATGCCACAATGTTCTTTCATTCCAATGCTGCTATCGAATGGTTAATTCTGAGGATTGAATTACTTCAAAATTTGACACTCTTCACTGCAGCTTTGCTGCTTGTTCTACTTCCAAAGGGATATGTGGCCCCTG GCCTTGTTGGACTTTCTCTGTCTTATGCTTTTTCATTGACAGCAACCGTAGTTTATCTGACTCGAATGTTTTGTAACTTATCAAACTATGTAATCTCTGTTGAAAGAATCAAGCAATTCATTCACATACCGGCAGAGCCTAGTGCAATTGTAGAGGATAATAGACCACCACCTTCTTGGCCTTCCAAGGGTAGAATAGATCTCCAATCTCTAGAG ATTAGATATCGGCCAAATGCTCCATTAGTTCTTAAGGGCATCTCTTGTAGGTTTGAAGAAGGGAGTAGAGTGGGAGTTGTGGGAAGGACTGGAAGTGGAAAAACTACACTTATAAGTGCTTTGTTTCGCTTAGTTGAGCCTACCAGAGGTGACATTCTTATTGATGGTATTAATATCTGCTCAATAGGGCTAAAAGATTTGAGAACAAAGCTAAGCATCATTCCTCAAGAACCAACTCTTTTCAAGGGCAGCATTCGAAAGAACTTGGACCCTCTATGCCTGTACTCTGATGATGAAATATGGAAG GCTTTAGAGAAATGTCAGCTTAAGGCAACAATTAGTAGTCTTCCAAATCTCTTGGACACTTCTG TGAGTGATGAAGGTGAAAACTGGAGTGTGGGACAGCGTCAACTCATATGTCTCGGAAGAGTGCTTCTTAAGAGGAACAGAATTCTTGTTCTGGATGAAGCTACTGCTTCCATTGATTCTGCCACAGATGTTATTCTTCAACAAGTCATCAGACAAGAATTTTCAGAATGCACAGTTATAACGGTGGCTCACAGAGTTCCAACTGTAATAGACAGTGACATGGTCATGGTCCTATCCTATG GGAAAGTGGTGGAGTATGACAAGCCTTCAAAGCTCATGGGTACGAACTCTTCATTCTCCATGCTGGTAGCTGAATATTGGTCCAACTGCAATAGGAATTCGCTCCCAAAAGATTAG